The Cervus canadensis isolate Bull #8, Minnesota chromosome X, ASM1932006v1, whole genome shotgun sequence genome contains a region encoding:
- the PNMA6E gene encoding paraneoplastic antigen Ma6E isoform X6, producing the protein MVMPLALLRDWCRWMGVNEERSLLILGIPDDCEDQEFKDAVQAALGPLGRYRVLGKVFRKELGSKIALVEFAEYLSRSLIPRQIPGKGGPWDVVCLPQAPDAESQDRPNFPAQPQRRAVFGRVGEARATGDVGGIGEMGVSGEEEATGDVGGTGEVGAAGEEGATGEEGTSSEEGTSSEEGTSSEEGTSSEEGAAGMEGAVGDIEDAGEGAAGMEGATGEMGASGEEGAAGMEGAAGENGPTGEAGASSENGPTCEEGAAGEAGATEEGGAGFEGRAACEAEATSEADGTGEAGTEDEEGAADEAGGIGEADTADEEGTIDEAGGIGEADIADEEGAADEAGGIGEADTADEEGTIDEAGAPGEAGTADEEGAAGEAGAGIEAGLASEAGATGEAGTADEAGAASEAGAEGEARAEDEAGTSDEEGAAGDTGVAGVAGSLSMAGAAGEAGVPMEAAASGIAGAMDEPRARSPQWQLALEPVLENMGYQELRTFSGMEEPGEGEESFESWLDHANDMLYLWRHVTEMERRRRLVESLGGPALDLLCSLLAEDPNLAAQDCLTALVEAFGSKDPRVNARLKFMTCAQRPQESLFAFVMRLEGLLQSALGKGAMHPAIADQLRARQVLMRARPNSLMQNKLKRMRMERRPPSFVAMLQLIRETEAWETDPAMGEQFPVEEEAHGVLGDLAAALAHMIITEGAAAGGSEPSPASGDTSAQVALSREGGVEALPVREEASKAVGSSTEVAQAAPEARGATRAASAPGETTQEDGRAPGLPGLGQAAPSEALWGPATAWMGGASPVVPGSPGWEPEGLPQAGDQEAEEPPKKGVKPVPEEPGDEEGAVEMSPPGFSSGQ; encoded by the exons ATGGTGATGCCACTGGCGCTGCTGCGAGACTGGTGCAGGTGGATGGGCGTGAATGAGGAGCGTTCTCTGCTCATCCTGGGCATCCCAGATGACTGTGAAGACCAAGAATTCAAGGATGCCGTGCAGGCTGCCCTGGGCCCCCTGGGCAGATACCGAGTGCTGGGCAAGGTCTTCAGAAAGGAACTGGGGTCGAAGATCGCTTTGGTTGAGTTTGCCGAGTATTTAAGCCGAAGCTTGATCCCTCGACAAATACCAGGCAAAGGGGGGCCCTGGGATGTTGTCTGCCTGCCCCAGGCCCCTGATGCTGAGTCACAGGATAGACCCAATTTCCCTGCACAGCCCCAGAGACGAGCAGTGTTTGGTAGGGTAGGTGAGGCAAGAGCCACAGGTGATGTTGGAGGAATAGGTGAGATGGGAGtctcaggtgaggaggaagcCACAGGTGATGTTGGAGGAACAGGTGAGGTAGGAGCAGCAGGTGAGGAGGGAGCCACAG GTGAGGAGGGCACCTCAAGTGAGGAGGGCACCTCAAGTGAGGAGGGAACCTCAAGCGAGGAGGGAACCTCAAGCGAGGAGGGAGCTGCAGGTATGGAGGGAGCTGTAGGTGACATAGAAGATGCAGGTGAGGGAGCTGCAGGTATGGAGGGAGCCACAGGTGAGATGGGAGCTTCAGGTGAGGAGGGAGCTGCAGGTATGGAGGGAGCCGCAGGTGAGAATGGACCCACAGGTGAGGCAGGAGCCTCAAGTGAGAATGGACCCACCTGTGAGGAGGGAGCCGCAGGGGAGGCAGGAGCAAcagaggagggaggagctggCTTCGAGGGACGAGCTGCCTGTGAGGCAGAAGCTACCAGTGAGGCAGATGGTACAGGTGAGGCAGGCACTGAAGATGAGGAAGGGGCTGCAGATGAGGCAGGTGGTATAGGTGAAGCAGACACTGCAGATGAGGAAGGGACTATAGATGAGGCAGGTGGTATAGGTGAAGCAGACATTGCAGATGAGGAAGGGGCTGCAGATGAGGCAGGTGGTATAGGTGAAGCAGACACTGCAGATGAGGAAGGGACTATAGATGAGGCAGGAGCTCCAGGTGAGGCAGGCACTGCAGATGAAGAAGGGGCTGCAGGTGAGGCAGGAGCTGGCATTGAGGCAGGACTTGCAAGTGAAGCAGGAGCTACAGGTGAGGCAGGCACTGCAGATGAGGCTGGGGCGGCCAGTGAGGCAGGAGCTGAGGGTGAGGCCAGAGCTGAAGATGAAGCAGGAACATCCGATGAGGAGGGAGCGGCAGGTGATACGGGAGTTGCAGGTGTGGCCGGATCTCTGAGCATGGCAGGAGCGGCTGGGGAGGCAGGAGTTCCCATGGAGGCTGCAGCTTCAGGCATCGCTGGAGCCATGGATGAGCCACGGGCCCGGTCCCCACAGTGGCAGCTGGCCTTGGAGCCTGTGCTAGAGAATATGGGCTACCAGGAGCTGAGAACCTTCTCCGGGATGGAAGAGCCGGGTGAAGGGGAAGAGTCCTTTGAGAGCTGGCTGGATCATGCCAACGACATGCTGTACCTGTGGCGCCACGTGACCGAGATGGAGcggaggaggaggctggtggagagCTTGGGGGGTCCGGCGCTGGATCTCCTGTGCAGCCTCCTGGCAGAAGATCCCAACCTGGCGGCCCAGGATTGCCTGACGGCGCTGGTGGAGGCGTTCGGGAGCAAGGATCCCCGGGTGAACGCTCGGCTGAAGTTCATGACCTGCGCCCAGCGGCCCCAGGAGAGCCTGTTTGCCTTTGTGATGCGCCTGGAAGGCCTGCTGCAGTCGGCCCTGGGCAAGGGGGCCATGCACCCAGCCATCGCAGATCAGCTGCGTGCCCGGCAGGTGCTCATGCGGGCCCGGCCCAACAGCCTGATGCAGAACAAGCTGAAGAGGATGCGGATGGAGAGAAGACCCCCCAGCTTCGTGGCGATGCTGCAGCTCATCCGGGAGACCGAGGCCTGGGAGACCGACCCAGCAATGGGTGAGCAGTTCCCGGTGGAGGAGGAGGCCCATGGGGTCCTCGGAGACCTGGCCGCTGCCCTGGCCCATATGATCATCACTGAGGGTGCAGCTGCAGGTGGAAGTGAGCCCTCCCCAGCCAGTGGAGATACCTCTGCCCAGGTTGCCCTTTCCAGGGAAGGTGGCGTGGAGGCCCTCCCAGTGCGTGAAGAGGCCAGTAAGGCAGTTGGCAGCAGCACCGAGGTTGCCCAGGCTGCTCCTGAAGCCCGTGGTGCCACCAGGGCAGCCTCTGCCCCTGGGGAGACCACTCAGGAAGATGGAAGGGCTCCTGGCCTCCCGGGCCTAGGTCAGGCGGCACCTTCAGAGGCCCTTTGGGGCCCTGCCACTGCCTGGATGGgcggggcttccccggtggtcccaGGAAGTCCTGGCTGGGAGCCAGAGGGTCTCCCCCAGGCAGGAGACCAGGAGGCCGAGGAGCCCCCCAAGAAGGGGGTCAAGCCCGTCCCAGAGGAGCCCGGAGATGAGGAAGGGGCTGTGGAGATGAGCCCCCCGGGGTTCTCCTCTGGTCAATAG
- the PNMA6E gene encoding paraneoplastic antigen Ma6E isoform X2, with the protein MVMPLALLRDWCRWMGVNEERSLLILGIPDDCEDQEFKDAVQAALGPLGRYRVLGKVFRKELGSKIALVEFAEYLSRSLIPRQIPGKGGPWDVVCLPQAPDAESQDRPNFPAQPQRRAVFGRVGEARATGDVGGIGEMGVSGEEEATGDVGGTGEVGAAGEEGATGDVGGTGEVRAAGEEGATGDGGTGEVGVSGEEGAAGDVGGTGEEGATGDVGGTGEVRAAGEEGATGDVGGTGEVGVSGEEGAAGDVGGTGEVRAAGEEGATGDVGGTGKVGAAGEEGTSSEEGTSSEEGTSSEEGTSSEEGAAGMEGAVGDIEDAGEEGAAGMEGAAGENGPTGEAGASSENGPTCEEGAAGEAGATEEGGAGFEGRAACEAEATSEADGTGEAGTEDEEGAADEAGGIGEADTADEEGTIDEAGGIGEADIADEEGAADEAGGIGEADTADEEGTIDEAGAPGEAGTADEEGAAGEAGAGIEAGLASEAGATGEAGTADEAGAASEAGAEGEARAEDEAGTSDEEGAAGDTGVAGVAGSLSMAGAAGEAGVPMEAAASGIAGAMDEPRARSPQWQLALEPVLENMGYQELRTFSGMEEPGEGEESFESWLDHANDMLYLWRHVTEMERRRRLVESLGGPALDLLCSLLAEDPNLAAQDCLTALVEAFGSKDPRVNARLKFMTCAQRPQESLFAFVMRLEGLLQSALGKGAMHPAIADQLRARQVLMRARPNSLMQNKLKRMRMERRPPSFVAMLQLIRETEAWETDPAMGEQFPVEEEAHGVLGDLAAALAHMIITEGAAAGGSEPSPASGDTSAQVALSREGGVEALPVREEASKAVGSSTEVAQAAPEARGATRAASAPGETTQEDGRAPGLPGLGQAAPSEALWGPATAWMGGASPVVPGSPGWEPEGLPQAGDQEAEEPPKKGVKPVPEEPGDEEGAVEMSPPGFSSGQ; encoded by the exons ATGGTGATGCCACTGGCGCTGCTGCGAGACTGGTGCAGGTGGATGGGCGTGAATGAGGAGCGTTCTCTGCTCATCCTGGGCATCCCAGATGACTGTGAAGACCAAGAATTCAAGGATGCCGTGCAGGCTGCCCTGGGCCCCCTGGGCAGATACCGAGTGCTGGGCAAGGTCTTCAGAAAGGAACTGGGGTCGAAGATCGCTTTGGTTGAGTTTGCCGAGTATTTAAGCCGAAGCTTGATCCCTCGACAAATACCAGGCAAAGGGGGGCCCTGGGATGTTGTCTGCCTGCCCCAGGCCCCTGATGCTGAGTCACAGGATAGACCCAATTTCCCTGCACAGCCCCAGAGACGAGCAGTGTTTGGTAGGGTAGGTGAGGCAAGAGCCACAGGTGATGTTGGAGGAATAGGTGAGATGGGAGtctcaggtgaggaggaagcCACAGGTGATGTTGGAGGAACAGGTGAGGTAGGAGCAGCAGGTGAGGAGGGAGCCACAGGTGATGTTGGAGGAACAGGTGAGGTGAGAGCAGCAGGTGAGGAGGGAGCCACAGGTGATGGAGGAACAGGTGAGGTGGGAGTCTCAGGTGAGGAGGGAGCTGCAGGTGATGTTGGAGGAACAGGTGAGGAGGGAGCCACAGGTGATGTTGGAGGAACAGGTGAGGTGAGAGCAGCAGGTGAGGAGGGAGCCACAGGTGATGTTGGAGGAACAGGTGAGGTGGGAGTCTCAGGTGAGGAGGGAGCTGCAGGTGATGTTGGAGGAACAGGTGAGGTGAGAGCAGCAGGTGAGGAGGGAGCCACAGGTGATGTTGGAGGAACAGGTAAGGTAGGAGCAGCAGGTGAGGAGGGCACCTCAAGTGAGGAGGGCACCTCAAGTGAGGAGGGAACCTCAAGCGAGGAGGGAACCTCAAGCGAGGAGGGAGCTGCAGGTATGGAGGGAGCTGTAGGTGACATAGAAGATGCAG GTGAGGAGGGAGCTGCAGGTATGGAGGGAGCCGCAGGTGAGAATGGACCCACAGGTGAGGCAGGAGCCTCAAGTGAGAATGGACCCACCTGTGAGGAGGGAGCCGCAGGGGAGGCAGGAGCAAcagaggagggaggagctggCTTCGAGGGACGAGCTGCCTGTGAGGCAGAAGCTACCAGTGAGGCAGATGGTACAGGTGAGGCAGGCACTGAAGATGAGGAAGGGGCTGCAGATGAGGCAGGTGGTATAGGTGAAGCAGACACTGCAGATGAGGAAGGGACTATAGATGAGGCAGGTGGTATAGGTGAAGCAGACATTGCAGATGAGGAAGGGGCTGCAGATGAGGCAGGTGGTATAGGTGAAGCAGACACTGCAGATGAGGAAGGGACTATAGATGAGGCAGGAGCTCCAGGTGAGGCAGGCACTGCAGATGAAGAAGGGGCTGCAGGTGAGGCAGGAGCTGGCATTGAGGCAGGACTTGCAAGTGAAGCAGGAGCTACAGGTGAGGCAGGCACTGCAGATGAGGCTGGGGCGGCCAGTGAGGCAGGAGCTGAGGGTGAGGCCAGAGCTGAAGATGAAGCAGGAACATCCGATGAGGAGGGAGCGGCAGGTGATACGGGAGTTGCAGGTGTGGCCGGATCTCTGAGCATGGCAGGAGCGGCTGGGGAGGCAGGAGTTCCCATGGAGGCTGCAGCTTCAGGCATCGCTGGAGCCATGGATGAGCCACGGGCCCGGTCCCCACAGTGGCAGCTGGCCTTGGAGCCTGTGCTAGAGAATATGGGCTACCAGGAGCTGAGAACCTTCTCCGGGATGGAAGAGCCGGGTGAAGGGGAAGAGTCCTTTGAGAGCTGGCTGGATCATGCCAACGACATGCTGTACCTGTGGCGCCACGTGACCGAGATGGAGcggaggaggaggctggtggagagCTTGGGGGGTCCGGCGCTGGATCTCCTGTGCAGCCTCCTGGCAGAAGATCCCAACCTGGCGGCCCAGGATTGCCTGACGGCGCTGGTGGAGGCGTTCGGGAGCAAGGATCCCCGGGTGAACGCTCGGCTGAAGTTCATGACCTGCGCCCAGCGGCCCCAGGAGAGCCTGTTTGCCTTTGTGATGCGCCTGGAAGGCCTGCTGCAGTCGGCCCTGGGCAAGGGGGCCATGCACCCAGCCATCGCAGATCAGCTGCGTGCCCGGCAGGTGCTCATGCGGGCCCGGCCCAACAGCCTGATGCAGAACAAGCTGAAGAGGATGCGGATGGAGAGAAGACCCCCCAGCTTCGTGGCGATGCTGCAGCTCATCCGGGAGACCGAGGCCTGGGAGACCGACCCAGCAATGGGTGAGCAGTTCCCGGTGGAGGAGGAGGCCCATGGGGTCCTCGGAGACCTGGCCGCTGCCCTGGCCCATATGATCATCACTGAGGGTGCAGCTGCAGGTGGAAGTGAGCCCTCCCCAGCCAGTGGAGATACCTCTGCCCAGGTTGCCCTTTCCAGGGAAGGTGGCGTGGAGGCCCTCCCAGTGCGTGAAGAGGCCAGTAAGGCAGTTGGCAGCAGCACCGAGGTTGCCCAGGCTGCTCCTGAAGCCCGTGGTGCCACCAGGGCAGCCTCTGCCCCTGGGGAGACCACTCAGGAAGATGGAAGGGCTCCTGGCCTCCCGGGCCTAGGTCAGGCGGCACCTTCAGAGGCCCTTTGGGGCCCTGCCACTGCCTGGATGGgcggggcttccccggtggtcccaGGAAGTCCTGGCTGGGAGCCAGAGGGTCTCCCCCAGGCAGGAGACCAGGAGGCCGAGGAGCCCCCCAAGAAGGGGGTCAAGCCCGTCCCAGAGGAGCCCGGAGATGAGGAAGGGGCTGTGGAGATGAGCCCCCCGGGGTTCTCCTCTGGTCAATAG
- the PNMA6E gene encoding paraneoplastic antigen Ma6E isoform X4, translating into MVMPLALLRDWCRWMGVNEERSLLILGIPDDCEDQEFKDAVQAALGPLGRYRVLGKVFRKELGSKIALVEFAEYLSRSLIPRQIPGKGGPWDVVCLPQAPDAESQDRPNFPAQPQRRAVFGRVGEARATGDVGGIGEMGVSGEEEATGDVGGTGEVGAAGEEGATGDVGGTGEVRAAGEEGATGDGGTGEVGVSGEEGAAGDVGGTGEEGATGDVGGTGEVRAAGEEGATGDVGGTGEVGVSGEEGAAGDVGGTGEVRAAGEEGATGDVGGTGKVGAAGEEGTSSEEGTSSEEGTSSEEGTSSEEGAAGEEGAAGMEGAAGENGPTGEAGASSENGPTCEEGAAGEAGATEEGGAGFEGRAACEAEATSEADGTGEAGTEDEEGAADEAGGIGEADTADEEGTIDEAGGIGEADIADEEGAADEAGGIGEADTADEEGTIDEAGAPGEAGTADEEGAAGEAGAGIEAGLASEAGATGEAGTADEAGAASEAGAEGEARAEDEAGTSDEEGAAGDTGVAGVAGSLSMAGAAGEAGVPMEAAASGIAGAMDEPRARSPQWQLALEPVLENMGYQELRTFSGMEEPGEGEESFESWLDHANDMLYLWRHVTEMERRRRLVESLGGPALDLLCSLLAEDPNLAAQDCLTALVEAFGSKDPRVNARLKFMTCAQRPQESLFAFVMRLEGLLQSALGKGAMHPAIADQLRARQVLMRARPNSLMQNKLKRMRMERRPPSFVAMLQLIRETEAWETDPAMGEQFPVEEEAHGVLGDLAAALAHMIITEGAAAGGSEPSPASGDTSAQVALSREGGVEALPVREEASKAVGSSTEVAQAAPEARGATRAASAPGETTQEDGRAPGLPGLGQAAPSEALWGPATAWMGGASPVVPGSPGWEPEGLPQAGDQEAEEPPKKGVKPVPEEPGDEEGAVEMSPPGFSSGQ; encoded by the exons ATGGTGATGCCACTGGCGCTGCTGCGAGACTGGTGCAGGTGGATGGGCGTGAATGAGGAGCGTTCTCTGCTCATCCTGGGCATCCCAGATGACTGTGAAGACCAAGAATTCAAGGATGCCGTGCAGGCTGCCCTGGGCCCCCTGGGCAGATACCGAGTGCTGGGCAAGGTCTTCAGAAAGGAACTGGGGTCGAAGATCGCTTTGGTTGAGTTTGCCGAGTATTTAAGCCGAAGCTTGATCCCTCGACAAATACCAGGCAAAGGGGGGCCCTGGGATGTTGTCTGCCTGCCCCAGGCCCCTGATGCTGAGTCACAGGATAGACCCAATTTCCCTGCACAGCCCCAGAGACGAGCAGTGTTTGGTAGGGTAGGTGAGGCAAGAGCCACAGGTGATGTTGGAGGAATAGGTGAGATGGGAGtctcaggtgaggaggaagcCACAGGTGATGTTGGAGGAACAGGTGAGGTAGGAGCAGCAGGTGAGGAGGGAGCCACAGGTGATGTTGGAGGAACAGGTGAGGTGAGAGCAGCAGGTGAGGAGGGAGCCACAGGTGATGGAGGAACAGGTGAGGTGGGAGTCTCAGGTGAGGAGGGAGCTGCAGGTGATGTTGGAGGAACAGGTGAGGAGGGAGCCACAGGTGATGTTGGAGGAACAGGTGAGGTGAGAGCAGCAGGTGAGGAGGGAGCCACAGGTGATGTTGGAGGAACAGGTGAGGTGGGAGTCTCAGGTGAGGAGGGAGCTGCAGGTGATGTTGGAGGAACAGGTGAGGTGAGAGCAGCAGGTGAGGAGGGAGCCACAGGTGATGTTGGAGGAACAGGTAAGGTAGGAGCAGCAGGTGAGGAGGGCACCTCAAGTGAGGAGGGCACCTCAAGTGAGGAGGGAACCTCAAGCGAGGAGGGAACCTCAAGCGAGGAGGGAGCTGCAG GTGAGGAGGGAGCTGCAGGTATGGAGGGAGCCGCAGGTGAGAATGGACCCACAGGTGAGGCAGGAGCCTCAAGTGAGAATGGACCCACCTGTGAGGAGGGAGCCGCAGGGGAGGCAGGAGCAAcagaggagggaggagctggCTTCGAGGGACGAGCTGCCTGTGAGGCAGAAGCTACCAGTGAGGCAGATGGTACAGGTGAGGCAGGCACTGAAGATGAGGAAGGGGCTGCAGATGAGGCAGGTGGTATAGGTGAAGCAGACACTGCAGATGAGGAAGGGACTATAGATGAGGCAGGTGGTATAGGTGAAGCAGACATTGCAGATGAGGAAGGGGCTGCAGATGAGGCAGGTGGTATAGGTGAAGCAGACACTGCAGATGAGGAAGGGACTATAGATGAGGCAGGAGCTCCAGGTGAGGCAGGCACTGCAGATGAAGAAGGGGCTGCAGGTGAGGCAGGAGCTGGCATTGAGGCAGGACTTGCAAGTGAAGCAGGAGCTACAGGTGAGGCAGGCACTGCAGATGAGGCTGGGGCGGCCAGTGAGGCAGGAGCTGAGGGTGAGGCCAGAGCTGAAGATGAAGCAGGAACATCCGATGAGGAGGGAGCGGCAGGTGATACGGGAGTTGCAGGTGTGGCCGGATCTCTGAGCATGGCAGGAGCGGCTGGGGAGGCAGGAGTTCCCATGGAGGCTGCAGCTTCAGGCATCGCTGGAGCCATGGATGAGCCACGGGCCCGGTCCCCACAGTGGCAGCTGGCCTTGGAGCCTGTGCTAGAGAATATGGGCTACCAGGAGCTGAGAACCTTCTCCGGGATGGAAGAGCCGGGTGAAGGGGAAGAGTCCTTTGAGAGCTGGCTGGATCATGCCAACGACATGCTGTACCTGTGGCGCCACGTGACCGAGATGGAGcggaggaggaggctggtggagagCTTGGGGGGTCCGGCGCTGGATCTCCTGTGCAGCCTCCTGGCAGAAGATCCCAACCTGGCGGCCCAGGATTGCCTGACGGCGCTGGTGGAGGCGTTCGGGAGCAAGGATCCCCGGGTGAACGCTCGGCTGAAGTTCATGACCTGCGCCCAGCGGCCCCAGGAGAGCCTGTTTGCCTTTGTGATGCGCCTGGAAGGCCTGCTGCAGTCGGCCCTGGGCAAGGGGGCCATGCACCCAGCCATCGCAGATCAGCTGCGTGCCCGGCAGGTGCTCATGCGGGCCCGGCCCAACAGCCTGATGCAGAACAAGCTGAAGAGGATGCGGATGGAGAGAAGACCCCCCAGCTTCGTGGCGATGCTGCAGCTCATCCGGGAGACCGAGGCCTGGGAGACCGACCCAGCAATGGGTGAGCAGTTCCCGGTGGAGGAGGAGGCCCATGGGGTCCTCGGAGACCTGGCCGCTGCCCTGGCCCATATGATCATCACTGAGGGTGCAGCTGCAGGTGGAAGTGAGCCCTCCCCAGCCAGTGGAGATACCTCTGCCCAGGTTGCCCTTTCCAGGGAAGGTGGCGTGGAGGCCCTCCCAGTGCGTGAAGAGGCCAGTAAGGCAGTTGGCAGCAGCACCGAGGTTGCCCAGGCTGCTCCTGAAGCCCGTGGTGCCACCAGGGCAGCCTCTGCCCCTGGGGAGACCACTCAGGAAGATGGAAGGGCTCCTGGCCTCCCGGGCCTAGGTCAGGCGGCACCTTCAGAGGCCCTTTGGGGCCCTGCCACTGCCTGGATGGgcggggcttccccggtggtcccaGGAAGTCCTGGCTGGGAGCCAGAGGGTCTCCCCCAGGCAGGAGACCAGGAGGCCGAGGAGCCCCCCAAGAAGGGGGTCAAGCCCGTCCCAGAGGAGCCCGGAGATGAGGAAGGGGCTGTGGAGATGAGCCCCCCGGGGTTCTCCTCTGGTCAATAG
- the PNMA6E gene encoding paraneoplastic antigen Ma6E isoform X3 has product MVMPLALLRDWCRWMGVNEERSLLILGIPDDCEDQEFKDAVQAALGPLGRYRVLGKVFRKELGSKIALVEFAEYLSRSLIPRQIPGKGGPWDVVCLPQAPDAESQDRPNFPAQPQRRAVFGRVGEARATGDVGGIGEMGVSGEEEATGDVGGTGEVGAAGEEGATGDVGGTGEVRAAGEEGATGDGGTGEVGVSGEEGAAGEEGATGDVGGTGEVGVSGEEGAAGDVGGTGEVRAAGEEGATGDVGGTGKVGAAGEEGTSSEEGTSSEEGTSSEEGTSSEEGAAGMEGAVGDIEDAGEGAAGMEGATGEMGASGEEGAAGMEGAAGENGPTGEAGASSENGPTCEEGAAGEAGATEEGGAGFEGRAACEAEATSEADGTGEAGTEDEEGAADEAGGIGEADTADEEGTIDEAGGIGEADIADEEGAADEAGGIGEADTADEEGTIDEAGAPGEAGTADEEGAAGEAGAGIEAGLASEAGATGEAGTADEAGAASEAGAEGEARAEDEAGTSDEEGAAGDTGVAGVAGSLSMAGAAGEAGVPMEAAASGIAGAMDEPRARSPQWQLALEPVLENMGYQELRTFSGMEEPGEGEESFESWLDHANDMLYLWRHVTEMERRRRLVESLGGPALDLLCSLLAEDPNLAAQDCLTALVEAFGSKDPRVNARLKFMTCAQRPQESLFAFVMRLEGLLQSALGKGAMHPAIADQLRARQVLMRARPNSLMQNKLKRMRMERRPPSFVAMLQLIRETEAWETDPAMGEQFPVEEEAHGVLGDLAAALAHMIITEGAAAGGSEPSPASGDTSAQVALSREGGVEALPVREEASKAVGSSTEVAQAAPEARGATRAASAPGETTQEDGRAPGLPGLGQAAPSEALWGPATAWMGGASPVVPGSPGWEPEGLPQAGDQEAEEPPKKGVKPVPEEPGDEEGAVEMSPPGFSSGQ; this is encoded by the exons ATGGTGATGCCACTGGCGCTGCTGCGAGACTGGTGCAGGTGGATGGGCGTGAATGAGGAGCGTTCTCTGCTCATCCTGGGCATCCCAGATGACTGTGAAGACCAAGAATTCAAGGATGCCGTGCAGGCTGCCCTGGGCCCCCTGGGCAGATACCGAGTGCTGGGCAAGGTCTTCAGAAAGGAACTGGGGTCGAAGATCGCTTTGGTTGAGTTTGCCGAGTATTTAAGCCGAAGCTTGATCCCTCGACAAATACCAGGCAAAGGGGGGCCCTGGGATGTTGTCTGCCTGCCCCAGGCCCCTGATGCTGAGTCACAGGATAGACCCAATTTCCCTGCACAGCCCCAGAGACGAGCAGTGTTTGGTAGGGTAGGTGAGGCAAGAGCCACAGGTGATGTTGGAGGAATAGGTGAGATGGGAGtctcaggtgaggaggaagcCACAGGTGATGTTGGAGGAACAGGTGAGGTAGGAGCAGCAGGTGAGGAGGGAGCCACAGGTGATGTTGGAGGAACAGGTGAGGTGAGAGCAGCAGGTGAGGAGGGAGCCACAGGTGATGGAGGAACAGGTGAGGTGGGAGTCTCAGGTGAGGAGGGAGCTGCAG GTGAGGAGGGAGCCACAGGTGATGTTGGAGGAACAGGTGAGGTGGGAGTCTCAGGTGAGGAGGGAGCTGCAGGTGATGTTGGAGGAACAGGTGAGGTGAGAGCAGCAGGTGAGGAGGGAGCCACAGGTGATGTTGGAGGAACAGGTAAGGTAGGAGCAGCAGGTGAGGAGGGCACCTCAAGTGAGGAGGGCACCTCAAGTGAGGAGGGAACCTCAAGCGAGGAGGGAACCTCAAGCGAGGAGGGAGCTGCAGGTATGGAGGGAGCTGTAGGTGACATAGAAGATGCAGGTGAGGGAGCTGCAGGTATGGAGGGAGCCACAGGTGAGATGGGAGCTTCAGGTGAGGAGGGAGCTGCAGGTATGGAGGGAGCCGCAGGTGAGAATGGACCCACAGGTGAGGCAGGAGCCTCAAGTGAGAATGGACCCACCTGTGAGGAGGGAGCCGCAGGGGAGGCAGGAGCAAcagaggagggaggagctggCTTCGAGGGACGAGCTGCCTGTGAGGCAGAAGCTACCAGTGAGGCAGATGGTACAGGTGAGGCAGGCACTGAAGATGAGGAAGGGGCTGCAGATGAGGCAGGTGGTATAGGTGAAGCAGACACTGCAGATGAGGAAGGGACTATAGATGAGGCAGGTGGTATAGGTGAAGCAGACATTGCAGATGAGGAAGGGGCTGCAGATGAGGCAGGTGGTATAGGTGAAGCAGACACTGCAGATGAGGAAGGGACTATAGATGAGGCAGGAGCTCCAGGTGAGGCAGGCACTGCAGATGAAGAAGGGGCTGCAGGTGAGGCAGGAGCTGGCATTGAGGCAGGACTTGCAAGTGAAGCAGGAGCTACAGGTGAGGCAGGCACTGCAGATGAGGCTGGGGCGGCCAGTGAGGCAGGAGCTGAGGGTGAGGCCAGAGCTGAAGATGAAGCAGGAACATCCGATGAGGAGGGAGCGGCAGGTGATACGGGAGTTGCAGGTGTGGCCGGATCTCTGAGCATGGCAGGAGCGGCTGGGGAGGCAGGAGTTCCCATGGAGGCTGCAGCTTCAGGCATCGCTGGAGCCATGGATGAGCCACGGGCCCGGTCCCCACAGTGGCAGCTGGCCTTGGAGCCTGTGCTAGAGAATATGGGCTACCAGGAGCTGAGAACCTTCTCCGGGATGGAAGAGCCGGGTGAAGGGGAAGAGTCCTTTGAGAGCTGGCTGGATCATGCCAACGACATGCTGTACCTGTGGCGCCACGTGACCGAGATGGAGcggaggaggaggctggtggagagCTTGGGGGGTCCGGCGCTGGATCTCCTGTGCAGCCTCCTGGCAGAAGATCCCAACCTGGCGGCCCAGGATTGCCTGACGGCGCTGGTGGAGGCGTTCGGGAGCAAGGATCCCCGGGTGAACGCTCGGCTGAAGTTCATGACCTGCGCCCAGCGGCCCCAGGAGAGCCTGTTTGCCTTTGTGATGCGCCTGGAAGGCCTGCTGCAGTCGGCCCTGGGCAAGGGGGCCATGCACCCAGCCATCGCAGATCAGCTGCGTGCCCGGCAGGTGCTCATGCGGGCCCGGCCCAACAGCCTGATGCAGAACAAGCTGAAGAGGATGCGGATGGAGAGAAGACCCCCCAGCTTCGTGGCGATGCTGCAGCTCATCCGGGAGACCGAGGCCTGGGAGACCGACCCAGCAATGGGTGAGCAGTTCCCGGTGGAGGAGGAGGCCCATGGGGTCCTCGGAGACCTGGCCGCTGCCCTGGCCCATATGATCATCACTGAGGGTGCAGCTGCAGGTGGAAGTGAGCCCTCCCCAGCCAGTGGAGATACCTCTGCCCAGGTTGCCCTTTCCAGGGAAGGTGGCGTGGAGGCCCTCCCAGTGCGTGAAGAGGCCAGTAAGGCAGTTGGCAGCAGCACCGAGGTTGCCCAGGCTGCTCCTGAAGCCCGTGGTGCCACCAGGGCAGCCTCTGCCCCTGGGGAGACCACTCAGGAAGATGGAAGGGCTCCTGGCCTCCCGGGCCTAGGTCAGGCGGCACCTTCAGAGGCCCTTTGGGGCCCTGCCACTGCCTGGATGGgcggggcttccccggtggtcccaGGAAGTCCTGGCTGGGAGCCAGAGGGTCTCCCCCAGGCAGGAGACCAGGAGGCCGAGGAGCCCCCCAAGAAGGGGGTCAAGCCCGTCCCAGAGGAGCCCGGAGATGAGGAAGGGGCTGTGGAGATGAGCCCCCCGGGGTTCTCCTCTGGTCAATAG